From Blattabacterium cuenoti, a single genomic window includes:
- a CDS encoding TPM domain-containing protein produces MKKIIQSILIILIYFCSNLVQGQFNIPEAPKKIYPIQDYVGVLSQKQIEKLNQKLISYYKTTSTEILVFIIQDLHGEDPNLLASQWGEKWKIGKFYKNNGIIILLSIHDKKISIQNGYGIEPYITDFLTIKIIKKVKPILKKNLYYQAIDCGTQEIFKILKNKYHNQKEQNNKNFSIWNLLTYVSIFLIMFYLFGIKKTNVSLLNTLFITNFLFRNQNSYHDRDDNFDGFGGGGNFGGGGGNSNW; encoded by the coding sequence ATGAAAAAAATTATTCAATCTATTTTAATTATTTTAATTTATTTTTGTTCAAACTTAGTACAAGGACAATTTAATATTCCTGAAGCTCCAAAAAAAATATATCCTATACAGGATTATGTAGGAGTTTTATCCCAAAAACAAATAGAAAAATTAAATCAAAAACTAATTTCATATTATAAAACTACATCAACAGAAATTTTAGTTTTTATTATTCAAGATCTTCATGGAGAAGACCCAAATTTATTAGCTTCTCAATGGGGAGAAAAATGGAAAATCGGGAAATTTTATAAAAATAACGGGATTATTATATTATTATCCATTCATGATAAAAAAATATCCATTCAAAATGGATATGGAATAGAACCTTATATAACTGATTTTTTAACTATAAAGATTATAAAAAAAGTAAAACCTATTTTGAAAAAAAATCTTTATTATCAAGCAATCGATTGTGGGACTCAAGAGATATTTAAAATTTTAAAAAACAAATATCACAATCAAAAAGAACAAAATAATAAAAATTTTTCCATATGGAATTTACTAACTTACGTGAGTATTTTTTTGATTATGTTTTATTTGTTTGGTATAAAAAAAACAAATGTTTCATTATTAAATACATTATTTATAACGAATTTTTTATTCAGGAATCAAAATTCTTATCATGATCGTGATGATAACTTTGATGGATTTGGAGGAGGAGGTAATTTTGGGGGAGGTGGTGGAAATAGCAATTGGTAA